One window from the genome of Coturnix japonica isolate 7356 chromosome 21, Coturnix japonica 2.1, whole genome shotgun sequence encodes:
- the GNB1 gene encoding guanine nucleotide-binding protein G(I)/G(S)/G(T) subunit beta-1, giving the protein MSELDQLRQEAEQLKNQIRDARKACADATLAQITANIDPVGRIQMRTRRTLRGHLAKIYAMHWGTDSRLLVSASQDGKLIIWDSYTTNKVHAIPLRSSWVMTCAYAPSGNYVACGGLDNICSIYNLKTREGNVRVSRELAGHTGYLSCCRFLDDNQIVTSSGDTTCALWDIETGQQTTTFTGHTGDVMSLSLAPDARCFVSGACDASAKLWDVREGMCRQTFTGHESDINAICFFPNGNAFATGSDDATCRLFDLRADQELMVYSHDNIICGITSVAFSKSGRLLLAGYDDFNCNVWDTLKADRAGVLAGHDNRVSCLGVTDDGMAVATGSWDSFLKIWN; this is encoded by the exons ATGAGTGAGCTTGACCAGCTACGCCAGGAGGCTGAGCAACTGAAAAACCAAATCAGA GATGCTAGGAAAGCGTGTGCAGATGCCACCTTGGCTCAG ATCACAGCCAATATTGACCCGGTGGGGAGAATTCAAATGCGCACCAGGAGGACGCTCCGGGGACACCTGGCCAAAATTTATGCAATGCACTGGGGGACTGATTCCAG GCTTCTAGTTAGTGCCTCCCAGGATGGCAAACTTATAATTTGGGACAGCTATACTACAAACAAG gtGCATGCTATTCCCCTGCGTTCGTCTTGGGTCATGACTTGTGCATATGCGCCTTCTGGAAACTATGTGGCTTGTGGTGGTCTTGATAACATCTGTTCCATTTATAACTTGAAAACTCGTGAAGGGAATGTACGTGTCAGCCGTGAACTAGCTGGGCATACAG gatACTTGTCATGCTGTCGTTTCTTGGATGATAATCAAATTGTTACCAGCTCTGGCGACACCACTTG CGCTCTCTGGGACATAGAAACTGGTCAGCAGACAACTACATTTACTGGGCACACTGGAGATGTCATGAGTTTGTCTCTGGCTCCTGATGCTCGGTGTTTCGTTTCCGGTGCCTGCGATGCCTCTGCCAAACTGTGGGATGTTAGAGAAGGAATGTGTCGGCAAACCTTCACTGGCCACGAGTCGGACATCAACGCCATCTGT TTCTTCCCCAATGGCAATGCATTTGCCACAGGCTCAGATGATGCTACATGCAGGCTTTTTGATCTTCGGGCTGATCAGGAACTTATGGTTTATTCACATGATAACATCATCTGTGGCATCACCTCTGTAGCATTTTCCAAGAGCGGACGTCTCCTCCTAGCTGGTTACGATGACTTCAACTGCAATGTTTGGGATACACTGAAAGCTGATAGAGCAG GTGTCCTTGCTGGTCATGATAACCGTGTCAGTTGCTTAGGTGTAACTGATGATGGTATGGCAGTGGCAACAGGGTCATGGGACAGCTTCCTCAAGATCTGGAACTGA